From a region of the Deltaproteobacteria bacterium genome:
- a CDS encoding L,D-transpeptidase, whose amino-acid sequence MKINHKSFLISFTVLLSLAFQPFSKAQETQSAFTVKLESHLKIEVNLPRLSLDLYKDGSLHKEYPIAIGQAQYKTPTGEFSIKRIEWNPTWYPPDSAWAKNSKVTPPGPKNPLGPVKMVINGDLRIHGTNKPGSVGHPASHGCIRMHNEDAKELAWMIQSNNSDKTDEALQDKYSKNRSSTFVVGLNVEVPVNFIYDPVLVKEDKIEIYPDYYGKLKKLKDSILEKLIFSKIDISKIDEEKLEKLKKPSKEKLEIRIEDLYSPDHSSSSSSTVVSEYKW is encoded by the coding sequence ATGAAAATCAACCACAAATCGTTTTTAATCAGCTTTACGGTGCTGCTCTCTCTTGCGTTTCAGCCTTTTTCAAAGGCACAAGAAACCCAAAGCGCATTTACGGTAAAACTCGAATCTCATTTAAAAATCGAGGTCAACCTGCCTCGCTTAAGCCTCGATTTGTACAAAGATGGAAGTTTGCATAAGGAATATCCCATTGCCATCGGACAGGCCCAATACAAAACCCCCACCGGGGAATTCAGCATCAAACGCATTGAGTGGAATCCTACCTGGTATCCGCCTGATAGTGCCTGGGCAAAAAATTCCAAAGTCACTCCTCCAGGGCCTAAAAATCCCCTGGGACCCGTAAAGATGGTGATTAATGGTGACTTGCGCATCCACGGGACCAACAAACCAGGTAGCGTTGGGCATCCTGCCTCTCACGGCTGTATTCGCATGCACAATGAAGATGCTAAAGAGCTGGCCTGGATGATCCAAAGCAATAATTCGGATAAAACGGATGAAGCCTTGCAGGATAAGTACAGCAAAAATAGAAGCAGTACCTTTGTGGTGGGCCTGAACGTGGAGGTCCCTGTTAACTTTATTTATGATCCGGTGTTGGTCAAAGAAGACAAAATTGAAATCTATCCGGACTATTATGGGAAGTTGAAAAAGTTGAAGGATAGCATTCTGGAAAAGCTGATTTTTTCAAAAATTGATATCTCAAAAATTGATGAAGAGAAGCTGGAAAAATTAAAAAAACCCAGCAAAGAAAAATTAGAAATCAGGATTGAAGACCTGTACAGCCCCGATCACAGCTCTTCTTCCTCATCCACTGTGGTGAGTGAATACAAGTGGTAG